CTGCGAGGCGATCGCCGTGTCGGCGTCGAGGAGAGCCGTCACCTGGTCCCGGGAGAGGAAGAGGACGTCGTCGGTCATTCCCTCTTCCTTTCCGGAATCGGGGCTGCTGGCACCCCCCGCGCGCGTCCGAGTGACGTACGCCCCCTGATCGGGACTCCCGGCCGGGTCTCCCGGTCAGGTCAGGACCAGTGCGCCACCGCGTCGAGGTGCGGCAGGACGTGGTCGAGGCGCTCGCGCTTGGTCCGCAGGTAGGTGATGTTGTTCTCGCACGGCGGGATCAGCAGCGGCACGTCCTCGGCGATCTTGATGCCGTGGCGGAGCAACGCCTCGCGCTTGCGCGGGTTGTTGGACATCAGGCGCACCGAACGGACACCGAGGTCATGGAGGATCTCCGCCGCGACGCCGTAGTCACGGGAGTCCACCGGCAGACCCTGCGCGAGGTTCGCCTCCACGGTGTCCAGGCCCTCCGCCTGGAGCTGCATCGCGCGCAGCTTGGCGAGCAGCCCGATGCCCCGGCCCTCATGCCCTCTGAGGTAGACGAGAATGCCGCTCCCCTCGGCGACTATCGCGCGCAGCGCGGAGTCGAGCTGGTCGCCGCATTCGCAGTGCTGGGAGCCGAAGGCGTCACCGGTCAGGCATTCGGAATGCAGCCTGGTGAGAACGTCGTCCTCGGTGATCTCGCCGTAGACCAGCGCCACTTGCTCGTCACCGCGATCGTGGTCCATGTATCCGACCGCCTGGAAATCGCCGTACACGGTGGGCAACGGCGCATTCACCACGCGTTCCACTCCCGAGGCCTGGGAGGCTTTGCCGAGTACGCCAATTTTTTCTGTCATGATCTGGTTCCTAAGCAGAGACGAAAGGCCGGGAGAACATGGATGATTCGGGAATACGGTCGACGGCGTCCGTAGCGTTGCCGACCGGCGGCCTGTTGCCGGTGGACACTACGGAAGACGTACGGACACGAGCCGCCGGCGTCTCAACGCAGGTCGCCGTTCTTCCGGTCGGGAGCTTCGAACAGCATGGTCCCTTCCTTCCGTTGACGACCGACACCCTGGTCGCCTGTGCCATTGCCCGGGAGATCGCATCCGCATACCCGGTGCACCTCCTTCCGCCGGTGACCATCGCATGCTCGCATGAGCACGCCAAGTGGCCGGGAACCGTCAGCATCTCCTCCGTGACCCTTCACGCGGTAGTACGGGACATCGCCGAATCGCTGCGCCGCTCGGGCGTGGACGCCCTGGTGGTCGTCAACGGACACGGCGGAAACTACGTACTGGGCAACGTCGTTCAGGAATCCTCCGCGCGCGGTGAGCGCATGGCGCTGTTCCCGGCCGCGGAGGACTGGGAGACGGCGCGCGAGCGGGCCGGAGTGGTGACCTCGCTGCTCACCGACATGCACGCGGGGGAAATCGAGACCTCCATCCTGCTGCACGCTCATCCTGAATTGCTCCGTCCCGGTTATGAGACCGCTGATTTCGTCGCCGACGACCGTCGGCATCTTCTGACCCTCGGCATGGCCGGTTACACCGATTCCGGTGTCATCGGCCGTCCTTCGCTGGGCTCCGCCGAAAAGGGGAAGGCGTTGCTGGCGAGCTTCGCCGAGTCCTTCGGGGCGTATTTCTCGATGCTCACCGAGGCCGTTGCCGGGGCCACTGCCGGTGCCGACGCCGGGGACCAGAAGTAGCGGACGACCAGGACGACCGCGCCGGGCAGGGCGGCCACGAAGCTCAGCACGCCGTACACGACGGCGACGCTCAGCCCCATGCTGGCGCCCAGCCCCGCCGCGCCGAACGCCCAGGCGGTGACGCCCTCGCGGGGGCCCCAGCCGCCGACGTTCAGCGGTACCCCCATCGCCAGCAGCGCCAGTACTGCCAGCGGCAGCAGCTCGGCGACGGTGGCGCGGGATCCGGCGACCCTGGCGGCGACCACGAACATCCCGAGGTGGCCCGAGAGGACGACCACGGAGGAGAGCGCCACGCCCGGCAGGTTCTCGCGGGAGAGCAGGGCGCCGCGGGCCTCGGTGAGCGTGGCGCGCAGGGCGCGGGCCCGGCGGGCCGCCGCACTCGGGGCACGGTTCATCCGGACGGCGACGACGATCGCGACGGCGCCCACGGCGACGAAGGCCACCATCAGGGCGACCCGGCGGGCCTCGGCCAGTACCGGCGACGGCTGGGTGAGCAGGACCACTCCGCCGACGGTGATCAGCGCGATCTGCCCGGCGACCCGTTCGAGGACGACCGCACGGACCCCGCGCCCCATGTCACCGGCGCTCTGCCCGTGCCGCACCGCACGGTGCACGTCGCCGAGGACGCCGCCGGGAAGGGCCGCGTTCAGGAACAGCGAGCGGTAGTAGTCGGCGACCGCGGGGACCAGGGGCAGCTTGATCCCCAGCCCCCGGGCGACCAGGGCCCAGCGCCAGGCGCTGAACACGGTGGTGAGCAGCCCGATCCCGAGGCCCACGAAGAGGATCGGTACGTCGATCCGCCGCAGCCCGTCCAGGAAGACGCCGGTGCCGAGGCGCCAGAGGAGCACGCCGAGAATCGTTGTTCCGGCGAGAGTGCCCAGGTGGGGGCGGATGCCTTTGGCGACGCGGCGGAGACGGTTCGGGGTGGGCGTCTGCGGGGCGGCGGCCCGGGGCCCGACGAAGCCGATCACTCCGGCGCGGCCGGCGGACGCGGAGCGCCTCGGAGGATGTACGGCTGTTCGTACGCCGCGGGCCGGTGGGCGCTGGTCGCTCCCCCACTCTCGGCTTCGCTCGGACGGGGGGACCCCCATCGCGCCGGAGCCGCTGATCGACACAGCCCCGCGCCCCTTACGGGTCACGTCCAGCGTCGGCACGCTCATGAGGTCGTCCCGTCCGTCGGCCTCGGCAGGGACAGGAGGTCGCTGTGGTGGACCTCCACCCGCAGCTCCCCGGCCGCGCAGGCCTCCAGGCGCTCGGCGAGGTAGGCGTCGGCGCGGGACTTCAGTGCCGGGCGTTCCTCCACCGCCGCCGCGACCCAGCCGCGCAGCCACTCCGCGGTGAGCGGGGCCTCCACGGGGCCGAGGTGCCAGGCGCTCGGGTGGACGCGGACCGTGGCGCCCCGCTGGTCGAAGGCCTCGCAGGCCGCCGTGACCGCGTCGGGGCCGAGCAGGCCCGCCCGTCGCTGGTGGGCGTTGAACGCGTCGGCGATGTCCCCGTCCAGCGGGTCGGGGGTGCCGAACTCCACGCGGCCCGCGACGGAGAGGGTCAGCAGGGCCGGGCTGCCGGCGCCCGCGCAGGCCGTGGCGAGGGCGTCGACCTCCTCACGGGTGAGGACGTCCAGCAGCGCGGACGCGGTGACCAGCGAGGCACCGGCCAGCGCGTCGGCGGTCAGCCGGGCGACGTCTCCGCGCCGTGTCTCCACCGTCACGTGACTGCCGTCGGCGGCGGCGCGCGGGGAGGCCACGGCGGCGAAGTGCAGGAGGTAGGGGTCGCGGTCGTGCAGGACCCAGTGCTGGGCGCCGTCGAGCCGGGGCGCGAGCCAGCGGCCCATGGAGCCGGTGCCGCAGCCCAGGTCGTGGATGACGTGCCCGCCCGGCTTTCCGGGCAGCTCGGCGAGCCGGGCGCGCAGCGGGACGAGGAGTTCGACGGCGCGCGCGGCGGCGTCGGCGCCCTCGCGCAGCTCCAGCCAGTCGGGCGCGTAGCGGGGCGGGTCGTCGGGTCCGGCCTCACGCAGCCGGACCGTGCCCCGTTCCCCCGGGCCCACCGGACCGGCGCCGGGCTTCACGTCCCGGTGCGTCGGCTGGGCCGGAATCCCGGCGGCGGGCTTGGCGTTCGTGTCCACCGGAGTCACCGGTCCCCGTCGTTGTATGTCGGACGCCGCCGAAGTGGTGATCGTCGTCTTCCTCATGCCGCGTTCCTCGCTTCCCGGGGGTTGCGCCCCAGTGCGCCCACGGCACTCCGCAGCGCGGCCACCCGG
The DNA window shown above is from Streptomyces sp. NBC_01451 and carries:
- the ribA gene encoding GTP cyclohydrolase II: MTEKIGVLGKASQASGVERVVNAPLPTVYGDFQAVGYMDHDRGDEQVALVYGEITEDDVLTRLHSECLTGDAFGSQHCECGDQLDSALRAIVAEGSGILVYLRGHEGRGIGLLAKLRAMQLQAEGLDTVEANLAQGLPVDSRDYGVAAEILHDLGVRSVRLMSNNPRKREALLRHGIKIAEDVPLLIPPCENNITYLRTKRERLDHVLPHLDAVAHWS
- a CDS encoding creatininase family protein, with product MDDSGIRSTASVALPTGGLLPVDTTEDVRTRAAGVSTQVAVLPVGSFEQHGPFLPLTTDTLVACAIAREIASAYPVHLLPPVTIACSHEHAKWPGTVSISSVTLHAVVRDIAESLRRSGVDALVVVNGHGGNYVLGNVVQESSARGERMALFPAAEDWETARERAGVVTSLLTDMHAGEIETSILLHAHPELLRPGYETADFVADDRRHLLTLGMAGYTDSGVIGRPSLGSAEKGKALLASFAESFGAYFSMLTEAVAGATAGADAGDQK
- a CDS encoding methyltransferase domain-containing protein, which produces MRKTTITTSAASDIQRRGPVTPVDTNAKPAAGIPAQPTHRDVKPGAGPVGPGERGTVRLREAGPDDPPRYAPDWLELREGADAAARAVELLVPLRARLAELPGKPGGHVIHDLGCGTGSMGRWLAPRLDGAQHWVLHDRDPYLLHFAAVASPRAAADGSHVTVETRRGDVARLTADALAGASLVTASALLDVLTREEVDALATACAGAGSPALLTLSVAGRVEFGTPDPLDGDIADAFNAHQRRAGLLGPDAVTAACEAFDQRGATVRVHPSAWHLGPVEAPLTAEWLRGWVAAAVEERPALKSRADAYLAERLEACAAGELRVEVHHSDLLSLPRPTDGTTS